One Tautonia rosea genomic window carries:
- a CDS encoding ArsR/SmtB family transcription factor, whose product MPSKSTTATKSAGASKSSASATATAPARRPAPKRGKGPSANVRQAAELLKQVSDPTRLQVLMLLTEKERNVSELCTDLGSTSQPAVSHHLALLRHGRLIEPRRTGKHNFYYLTDAGRELAQVIDAIV is encoded by the coding sequence ATGCCTTCAAAGTCGACCACCGCGACAAAGTCTGCCGGCGCGTCGAAGTCTTCGGCCTCCGCGACCGCGACCGCTCCGGCTCGCCGCCCTGCTCCCAAGCGGGGCAAAGGGCCGTCGGCCAACGTTCGACAGGCCGCCGAGTTGCTCAAACAGGTGTCGGATCCGACACGGTTGCAAGTCTTGATGTTGTTGACCGAAAAGGAACGCAATGTCTCGGAGCTCTGCACCGACCTCGGCTCGACCAGTCAGCCTGCCGTCAGCCATCACCTTGCCCTGCTTCGGCATGGCCGGTTGATCGAGCCCCGACGGACGGGCAAGCACAATTTCTATTACCTGACCGATGCCGGCCGAGAACTGGCTCAGGTGATCGACGCCATCGTCTAA
- a CDS encoding porin: MVDRSVLICLLILGLPGLPASALQDDDPAADPPVSDPSPVPIPESEHLPPIDPSAQPVTTPPQTDPIDRLEAIEARLRALEDQNRKLTEENQELRRLIATPSPTPPDPNPAPVQPPSSGTRSLADTVGPTSPSTPSRTDASLGNPPDSPVPGNVAVSPGRPGARIPILGSFGQGFLFESEDEEFQLQIHLESQSDYRAFNPSGDGLARDGFYQPRNRIIFGGRMTRSVEYLFSINRGFSDLNLLDSFINVGSDERLMFKIGRFQSPQNYEQFAIQNMWLIAPERSLFTSNLGLNRQVGAMFWGTVLDDRLDYALAAVNGPRNSYEDFNDDKDLMTYFNLRPFQDQPRGSLFRLLNLGGSFVYGTQDNPLVPRSFRVATNASNAGTADRAAPPFLIFNPGVIERGQRAFWSAHMAYFYRSLSIFADYNGAILRYAPSMSAPKSAVLPAHGLSIAAGYFLTGEELERRTLVEPLRPFSLKRGSFGPGAIELFGRYSTFDISSNIFDAGLADRNLWSNSAAITNLGVNWYPNRFVKVLLTWQYASFGSPVFYAEPDQKMIDNNMLWLRFQLYY, from the coding sequence ATGGTTGATCGCTCTGTCCTGATCTGTCTGCTGATTCTGGGACTCCCTGGCCTGCCCGCATCGGCCTTGCAGGACGACGATCCGGCTGCTGATCCCCCCGTCTCCGACCCCTCGCCCGTCCCGATCCCCGAGTCCGAACACCTTCCCCCCATCGACCCCTCCGCCCAACCCGTCACCACCCCTCCCCAGACCGACCCAATCGACCGCCTCGAAGCCATCGAGGCCCGCCTCCGCGCTCTCGAAGATCAGAACCGAAAGCTCACCGAGGAAAATCAGGAACTCCGACGCCTCATCGCCACGCCCTCCCCAACACCTCCCGATCCGAACCCCGCCCCGGTCCAGCCCCCCAGTTCGGGCACCCGATCCCTCGCCGATACCGTCGGACCCACCTCGCCCTCAACTCCCAGCCGCACCGACGCCTCGCTCGGCAACCCTCCCGATTCCCCTGTCCCCGGCAACGTTGCCGTCTCTCCCGGCCGGCCCGGAGCGCGCATTCCCATCCTTGGCAGCTTCGGCCAGGGTTTTCTGTTCGAGAGCGAGGACGAGGAGTTCCAGCTCCAGATCCATCTCGAAAGCCAGAGTGATTACCGCGCCTTCAATCCCAGCGGCGACGGCCTGGCCCGAGACGGCTTCTACCAGCCTCGAAACCGAATCATTTTCGGCGGCCGGATGACCCGATCGGTCGAATATCTCTTCTCGATCAACCGCGGCTTCAGCGATCTGAACCTCCTCGACAGCTTCATCAACGTCGGCTCCGACGAACGCCTGATGTTCAAGATCGGCCGCTTCCAGTCGCCGCAAAACTACGAGCAGTTCGCCATCCAGAACATGTGGCTCATCGCCCCCGAACGCTCCCTGTTCACCTCCAACCTCGGCCTCAACCGCCAGGTCGGCGCAATGTTCTGGGGAACCGTCCTCGACGATCGCCTCGACTACGCCCTTGCCGCCGTCAACGGTCCCCGCAACTCCTACGAGGATTTCAATGATGACAAGGACTTGATGACCTATTTCAATCTCCGCCCTTTCCAGGACCAGCCCCGCGGCAGCCTGTTTCGCCTCCTGAACCTCGGCGGCTCGTTCGTCTATGGCACCCAGGACAACCCCCTCGTCCCCCGATCCTTCCGCGTCGCCACCAACGCCTCGAACGCAGGCACCGCCGACCGCGCCGCCCCACCGTTCTTGATCTTCAACCCCGGCGTCATCGAACGGGGCCAGCGGGCCTTCTGGTCGGCCCACATGGCCTACTTCTACCGCTCGCTCTCGATCTTCGCCGATTACAACGGGGCCATCCTCCGCTACGCCCCCAGCATGTCGGCTCCCAAGTCCGCCGTCTTGCCCGCTCATGGCCTTTCCATCGCCGCCGGCTACTTCCTGACCGGCGAGGAACTGGAACGCCGCACCCTCGTCGAACCGCTCCGCCCCTTCAGCCTCAAGCGAGGCTCCTTCGGCCCCGGCGCCATCGAACTTTTCGGACGCTACAGCACCTTCGACATCTCCTCCAACATCTTCGACGCCGGCTTGGCCGACCGAAACCTCTGGAGCAACAGTGCCGCGATCACGAACCTTGGTGTCAACTGGTATCCGAACCGCTTCGTCAAGGTCCTCCTCACCTGGCAGTACGCCTCCTTCGGCTCCCCCGTCTTCTACGCCGAACCCGATCAAAAGATGATTGACAACAACATGCTCTGGCTCCGCTTCCAGCTCTACTACTGA
- the thrC gene encoding threonine synthase: MTVSTSTLPRTDTDLAYQRCINPRCGVTLPVDRAVFSCPDCGDLLDVIYDWDRLPVPARLSDFEAKWSRRLDPLCFSGVWRFHDLMPFAPPEKIVTIGEGQTLLRPSTKSAQYVGVREGNLLLQYEGMNPSGSFKDNGMTAAFSHANMVGARRVACASTGNTSASLAVFCSATDFGFKAIIFIGSGKIAYGKLAQALDHGALTIQIVGDFDDALARVREVADRLGIYLMNSVNPFRLEGQKAVMLRVLEALGWEVPDWIVVPGGNLGNSSAFGKAFQELHYLGLIDRIPRLAVINAAGAQTLDQLVRSHGLSWNSGLPDESIPKAYYDHLDHEHIRASTIASAIEINRPVNLKKCLRALDVCDGVVRQVSDQEIMDAKARVGAGGLGCEPASAASVAGARRLREEGIIAPSDRVVCILTGHQLKDPNATVAYHSADREEFDRVLGSRGVKRAGFANRPVVVPNELDAIIRTIGLYSDAPPTA, translated from the coding sequence ATGACCGTCTCGACCTCGACCCTGCCTCGAACCGACACCGATCTGGCCTATCAGCGCTGCATCAATCCGCGTTGCGGTGTCACCCTACCGGTCGATCGTGCCGTCTTCTCCTGTCCCGACTGCGGCGACCTGCTCGACGTCATCTACGACTGGGACCGCCTGCCGGTCCCAGCCCGTTTGAGCGACTTCGAGGCCAAGTGGTCGCGCCGGCTCGACCCGCTCTGCTTCTCGGGCGTCTGGCGGTTCCACGACCTGATGCCCTTCGCTCCGCCGGAGAAGATCGTCACCATCGGTGAGGGGCAGACCTTGCTCCGACCCTCGACCAAGTCCGCCCAGTATGTCGGCGTCCGCGAGGGGAACCTCTTGCTCCAATATGAGGGGATGAACCCCTCGGGCAGCTTCAAAGACAACGGCATGACCGCGGCCTTCAGCCACGCCAACATGGTCGGCGCGCGGCGGGTCGCCTGCGCCAGCACGGGCAATACCTCGGCCTCTTTGGCCGTCTTCTGCTCGGCGACCGACTTCGGCTTCAAGGCGATCATCTTCATCGGCTCGGGCAAGATCGCCTACGGCAAGCTCGCCCAGGCCCTCGACCACGGCGCCCTGACCATCCAGATCGTCGGCGACTTCGACGACGCCCTCGCCCGGGTCCGCGAAGTGGCCGACCGGCTCGGCATCTACCTGATGAACTCGGTCAACCCCTTCCGCCTCGAAGGGCAAAAGGCGGTGATGCTCCGGGTCCTCGAAGCCCTCGGCTGGGAGGTCCCCGACTGGATCGTCGTGCCGGGCGGCAACCTCGGCAACTCCTCCGCCTTCGGCAAGGCCTTTCAGGAGCTGCACTACCTCGGTCTGATCGACCGCATTCCTCGCCTGGCGGTCATCAACGCCGCCGGCGCCCAGACGCTCGACCAGCTCGTCCGCTCTCATGGCCTGAGCTGGAACAGCGGCTTACCCGATGAGTCGATCCCGAAGGCCTATTACGACCACCTCGACCACGAGCACATCCGGGCCTCGACCATCGCCTCGGCCATCGAGATCAACCGGCCGGTGAACCTGAAGAAGTGTCTCCGGGCGCTCGACGTCTGCGACGGCGTCGTCCGGCAGGTTTCCGACCAGGAGATCATGGACGCCAAGGCCCGCGTCGGTGCCGGCGGCCTGGGATGCGAACCGGCCTCGGCCGCCAGTGTCGCCGGGGCCAGGCGGCTGCGTGAGGAGGGGATCATCGCCCCCTCCGATCGGGTCGTCTGCATCCTCACCGGCCACCAGCTTAAAGACCCCAACGCCACGGTCGCCTACCACTCGGCCGACCGCGAGGAGTTCGACCGCGTGCTTGGCTCGCGAGGGGTCAAGCGGGCCGGTTTCGCCAACCGTCCGGTCGTCGTCCCGAACGAGCTGGACGCGATCATCCGGACCATCGGCCTCTACTCCGACGCCCCGCCGACGGCCTGA
- the csrA gene encoding carbon storage regulator CsrA: MLVLSRKIGERIRIGDTVTLTVVRVHGDKVRLGIEAPESVTIHREEVYQRLQREPTAASSPSDDDRALARSDAESRTDASLSSAPSRR; the protein is encoded by the coding sequence ATGTTGGTCTTGAGCCGCAAGATCGGGGAACGGATTCGGATCGGAGACACCGTGACCTTGACCGTGGTCCGCGTCCACGGCGACAAGGTTCGCCTGGGCATCGAAGCGCCCGAGAGCGTGACCATCCATCGCGAGGAGGTCTACCAGCGCCTGCAACGCGAGCCGACGGCCGCGTCTTCCCCATCCGACGACGACCGGGCACTCGCCCGCTCCGATGCCGAGTCGAGGACCGACGCCTCCTTGTCGAGCGCCCCCTCGCGTCGGTAG
- a CDS encoding metallophosphoesterase family protein: MKIGLLGDIHGDTRALESALRHLEALRVDQLLCTGDLIGYGYQSDAAVARVQSLAIPCVRGNHDRWALERRQLIGPRGWRPATLHDTTWDFLEHLPASLSLTVEGITIEVHHGSPASDTEFVTPYRPLPDSVTQFWDHSDASVLVLGHTHLPMIDRQLGRGTVVNPGSIMGVPGIQTSYSFAVLEVPSLAVRVFEVRTGREIRRDPVFLNGDPV, encoded by the coding sequence ATGAAAATCGGTCTGCTCGGCGACATTCACGGAGACACCCGAGCCCTGGAGTCGGCCCTGCGGCACCTGGAAGCACTGCGCGTCGATCAACTGCTCTGTACCGGCGACCTGATCGGCTACGGCTACCAGTCCGATGCCGCCGTCGCTCGGGTCCAGAGTTTGGCCATCCCCTGTGTCCGAGGCAACCACGATCGCTGGGCCCTCGAACGCCGACAGCTCATCGGCCCTCGGGGCTGGCGACCGGCCACCCTCCACGACACCACCTGGGACTTTCTTGAACACCTGCCGGCCTCACTCTCCTTGACCGTCGAGGGAATCACCATCGAGGTCCACCACGGCTCTCCCGCCAGCGATACCGAGTTCGTCACTCCTTACCGCCCATTGCCTGACTCCGTGACGCAATTCTGGGACCATTCCGACGCCTCGGTCCTCGTCCTCGGCCATACCCACCTGCCCATGATCGACCGCCAGCTCGGTCGGGGAACCGTCGTCAACCCCGGCTCGATCATGGGAGTCCCCGGCATCCAGACCTCCTACAGCTTCGCCGTCCTCGAAGTCCCTTCGCTCGCCGTCCGCGTCTTCGAGGTCCGCACCGGTCGCGAAATCCGCCGCGACCCCGTCTTCCTCAATGGCGATCCTGTCTAA
- a CDS encoding BON domain-containing protein, translating into MQSRHPMSLVPAVMLGVGLVLTTLPSPSFAQDTDPQDQGVAERAGAQLDRFLNRLQRNFQDLSEDVRRRAAEVQQRVEDLGVEARVYSRIRWDKALSDAEIAIEAKEGGVVVLHGTVPDAELRRKAVRLAVETVGVERVQDNLTIGARPAEESSPAPSSR; encoded by the coding sequence ATGCAATCGCGTCACCCCATGTCACTCGTTCCGGCGGTCATGCTTGGCGTCGGGCTCGTTCTGACAACCCTTCCGTCCCCTTCCTTTGCTCAGGACACCGATCCCCAGGATCAGGGCGTCGCCGAGCGTGCCGGGGCTCAGCTTGATCGGTTCCTCAATCGCTTGCAACGCAACTTCCAGGATCTTTCCGAAGACGTCCGCCGCCGCGCCGCCGAGGTGCAGCAACGGGTCGAGGACCTCGGCGTCGAGGCCCGCGTCTACAGTCGGATCCGCTGGGACAAGGCACTGAGCGACGCCGAGATCGCCATCGAGGCCAAGGAAGGGGGCGTGGTTGTCCTGCACGGCACCGTTCCCGACGCTGAACTGCGCCGCAAGGCCGTCCGCCTGGCCGTCGAGACCGTTGGCGTCGAACGAGTCCAGGATAACCTGACCATCGGAGCGCGACCGGCCGAGGAATCGAGTCCGGCCCCTTCGTCTCGCTAA
- a CDS encoding sugar phosphate isomerase/epimerase family protein: MSSHSSKPLTLGVCSWSLQVTSIPELNRLLAELGVKATQIACGDPHHAAWDEGDAMPQAALTADFVMTGAMLGFPGEDYTTPQTIKDTGGFGPEDLRAERIERLKWALSRTKELGLTHLMLHAGFIPHSGDPGRPAFLDTLREAGRLAAEQGVTLAFETGQEPADLLRQTLDELASPTLKVNFDPANMLLYDMGDPIRAVEILGPDIVSVHLKDARRPTTPGHWGEEVPLGQGEVNIPRFLDTLKAVGYSGPLMIEREVGDQAARIRDIGLGLEVVRDHLAKTP; encoded by the coding sequence GTGTCGAGTCATTCTTCCAAGCCCTTGACCCTGGGCGTCTGTAGCTGGAGCCTTCAGGTCACCAGCATCCCCGAGCTGAACCGCCTGCTCGCCGAGCTGGGGGTCAAGGCCACCCAGATCGCCTGCGGAGACCCGCACCACGCCGCCTGGGACGAAGGGGACGCCATGCCCCAGGCCGCCCTGACCGCCGATTTCGTCATGACCGGCGCCATGCTCGGCTTCCCCGGCGAGGACTACACCACCCCGCAAACCATCAAGGACACCGGCGGATTCGGTCCCGAAGACCTCCGCGCCGAGCGCATCGAACGCCTCAAGTGGGCCTTGAGCCGAACCAAAGAACTGGGCCTCACCCACCTGATGCTCCACGCCGGCTTCATCCCCCATTCCGGCGACCCCGGCCGCCCCGCCTTCCTCGACACCTTACGTGAGGCCGGCCGACTCGCCGCCGAGCAAGGCGTGACCCTCGCCTTCGAGACCGGCCAGGAACCGGCCGACCTGCTCCGCCAGACCCTCGACGAGCTGGCCTCACCCACCCTGAAGGTCAACTTCGACCCGGCCAATATGCTCCTCTACGACATGGGAGACCCGATCCGGGCCGTCGAGATCCTCGGTCCCGACATCGTCAGCGTCCACCTCAAGGACGCCCGACGCCCGACCACCCCCGGCCATTGGGGAGAGGAAGTCCCCCTCGGCCAGGGAGAAGTGAACATCCCCCGGTTCCTCGACACCCTGAAGGCCGTCGGATACTCCGGCCCCCTGATGATCGAACGCGAGGTCGGCGACCAGGCTGCCCGCATCCGAGACATCGGCCTCGGCCTTGAGGTCGTCCGGGACCACCTCGCGAAAACGCCTTGA